One Nicotiana tomentosiformis chromosome 4, ASM39032v3, whole genome shotgun sequence genomic window carries:
- the LOC104119600 gene encoding inositol monophosphatase 1, producing MAQHGSLEEFLAVAVDAAKRAGEIIREGFYETKHVVHKGQVDLVTETDKACEDLIFNHLKQQFPSHKFIGEETTAACGDFELTDEPTWIVDPVDGTTNFVHGFPSVCVSIGLTIGKIPTVGVVYDPIIDELFTGIHGKGAFLNGKPIKVSSKSELVKSLLGTEVGTQRDNLTLEATTRRINNLLFKVRSLRMCGSCALDLCWVACGRLDLFYLIGFGGPWDVAGGAVIVKEAGGVLFDPSGSDFDITAQQVAATNPHLKDAFIEALQQSG from the exons ATGGCTCAACACG gTTCACTAGAAGAATTCTTGGCTGTTGCAGTTGATGCAGCTAAGAGAGCTGGAGAG ATAATACGCGAAGGATTTTACGAGACTAAGCATGTGGTGCACAAAGGCCAG GTGGATTTGGTCACAGAGACTGACAAGGCGTGTGAAGATCTCATATTCAATCATCTCAAGCAACAATTTCCAAGTCACAAA TTCATAGGTGAAGAAACAACTGCTGCCTGTGGAGATTTTGAGCTAACTGATGAACCAACTTGGATAGTTGATCCTGTTGATGGAACAACTAATTTTGTGCATGG GTTCCCCTCTGTCTGTGTCTCAATTGGTCTCACAATTGGAAAGATTCCGACTGTTGGCGTTGTATACGATCCAATTATCGATGAG CTTTTCACTGGAATCCACGGGAAAGGTGCGTTTCTCAATGGGAAGCCTATCAAAG TATCTTCAAAATCCGAACTTGTAAAGTCCCTCCTTGGCACAGAG GTTGGAACACAACGGGATAACTTAACTCTAGAAGCTACAACAAGGAGAATCAATAACCTGCTTTTCAAG GTTAGATCCCTCCGAATGTGTGGCTCATGTGCACTTGATCTCTGTTGGGTGGCATGTGGAAGGCTTGATCTCTTCTATTTAATTGGATTTGGAGGCCCTTG GGACGTGGCAGGTGGTGCCGTAATAGTGAAGGAAGCTGGAGGTGTCCTGTTTGATCC ATCTGGTTCAGACTTCGACATTACAGCTCAACAGGTAGCTGCAACGAATCCTCATCTCAAGGATGCATTTATTGAGGCGTTGCAGCAGTCAGGATGA
- the LOC104119601 gene encoding cysteine proteinase inhibitor 1-like, which translates to MAIKFNSILGTLLALVIAAVLFHVSAAQGGRREVLAGGWRPIKNITDPEVVEIGKFAVNEHNKEAKTKLEFEKIMNGESQVVAGINYRLVIAAKDGGEPHQYMAEVWDKPWEKYRNLTSFKDLRCNEEKGEQNCISA; encoded by the coding sequence ATGGCTATCAAATTCAATTCCATCCTTGGGACTCTCTTAGCTCTGGTGATTGCCGCCGTTCTCTTCCATGTCTCCGCCGCACAGGGCGGCCGTAGAGAGGTTTTGGCGGGCGGTTGGAGGCCCATAAAAAACATAACGGATCCTGAGGTGGTGGAGATAGGAAAATTTGCGGTGAATGAGCACAACAAAGAGGCAAAGACCAAGTTGGAGTTTGAGAAAATAATGAATGGAGAGAGCCAAGTCGTCGCCGGAATAAATTATCGACTGGTCATCGCCGCCAAGGACGGTGGTGAACCGCACCAATACATGGCAGAGGTGTGGGACAAGCCATGGGAGAAATATAGGAACCTTACTTCCTTTAAAGATTTACGTTGTAATGAAGAAAAAGGAGAACAAAATTGTATTTCTGCTTAA
- the LOC138909208 gene encoding cysteine proteinase inhibitor 5-like, giving the protein MAIKFNFILETLSALVVAAVLFHVSTAHGDRRKVLVFKWNPIKNVTDPKVVDIGKFAINEHNKEAKIKLKFQKNVKGEIQVVEDVYYAENYRMVIAATDGGGSPHNYLAEVIDMPWEERRILTSFKEIN; this is encoded by the coding sequence atgGCTATCAAATTcaattttatccttgaaactctCTCAGCACTGGTGGTGGCCGCCGTTCTCTTCCATGTCTCCACCGCACATGGCGACCGGAGAAAGGTTTTGGTATTTAAATGGAATCCTATAAAAAATGTAACGGATCCTAAGGTGGTGGATATAGGAAAATTTGCAATAAATGAGCACAACAAAGAGGCGAAGATCAAGTTGAAATTTCAAAAAAACGTGAAGGGCGAGATCCAAGTAGTTGAAGACGTATATTATGCCGAAAATTATCGGATGGTTATCGCCGCCACGGATGGCGGTGGTTCACCACATAACTATTTGGCAGAGGTGATTGACATGCCATGGGAGGAACGTAGGATCCTCACTTCCTTTaaagaaataaattaa